In one Ochotona princeps isolate mOchPri1 chromosome 16, mOchPri1.hap1, whole genome shotgun sequence genomic region, the following are encoded:
- the LOC101535760 gene encoding large ribosomal subunit protein eL38-like, which produces MPRKIEEIKDFLLTAWRKDAKYVKIKKNKDSVKFRVRCSRYPYTLVITDKEKAEKLKQSLSLGLAVKELK; this is translated from the coding sequence ATGCCTCGCAAAATCGAAGAGATCAAGGACTTCCTGCTGACAGCGTGGCGCAAGGATGCCAAGTATGTCAAGATCAAGAAAAACAAGGACAGCGTGAAGTTCAGAGTGCGCTGCAGCAGGTACCCGTACACGCTGGTCATCACGGACAAGGAGAAGGCGGAGAAGCTCAAGCAGTCGCTTTCCCTAGGCCTGGCGGTGAAGGAGCTGAAGTGA